A portion of the Acidisarcina polymorpha genome contains these proteins:
- a CDS encoding APC family permease: MAGPTTPATTGATLKRSLRFRDLVLYGIILIQPTAPMPSFGVIYQEARGHVVTAILCALVAMLFTSISYGRMARVYPEGGSAFMYVGRELHPALGYITGWCMAMDYILNPLICTIWCSKAAQNFLPEIPYVLWAIFFAGLFTLLNLRGVETSARINAMMAAALGVVIVLVVASILRYLLKLPHQPGSFYTTPFYDPSTFSSKALFRGTSIAILTYIGFDGISTLTDEAKDPARNIPRAIVLTCLITGVLASIEVYLAQLVWPRGMAFPDVDTAYVSISGRAGGVFMFALVNASLLLATIGSGMASQLGAARLLLAMGQDGAIPGKFFGAVHPKNRIPRNNVLLIGAICLAGALVFSYQLGTELLNYGALLAFMGVNVASAVLAWRAARLKQWLPILSSLFGFAVCFFIWLNLGHLARIVGTTWAVVGIICWAFYGRKAGTMRKASTGNPPY, encoded by the coding sequence ATGGCAGGCCCAACGACGCCGGCGACGACCGGCGCAACCCTTAAACGAAGTCTGCGCTTTCGCGACCTCGTTCTCTACGGCATCATTCTCATCCAGCCGACCGCACCGATGCCAAGTTTCGGGGTGATCTACCAGGAAGCTCGCGGCCATGTCGTCACCGCTATCTTATGTGCGCTGGTCGCGATGCTGTTTACCTCGATCAGCTATGGCCGCATGGCCCGCGTCTATCCGGAAGGCGGTTCGGCCTTTATGTATGTGGGACGAGAGTTGCACCCGGCACTCGGCTACATCACCGGCTGGTGCATGGCCATGGATTACATCCTGAATCCCCTGATCTGTACGATCTGGTGCAGCAAGGCCGCCCAGAACTTCTTGCCCGAAATCCCTTATGTTCTCTGGGCGATCTTTTTTGCCGGTTTATTTACTCTCCTCAACCTGCGTGGCGTGGAGACATCGGCGCGTATCAATGCGATGATGGCCGCTGCGCTAGGCGTCGTAATCGTTCTGGTCGTCGCTTCGATCCTCCGGTACCTGCTCAAGTTGCCGCACCAGCCCGGTTCGTTCTATACCACTCCCTTCTATGACCCGTCCACGTTCTCATCCAAGGCGCTCTTTCGAGGGACCTCGATTGCGATCTTGACGTACATCGGCTTCGATGGGATTTCGACTTTGACGGATGAGGCGAAGGACCCTGCCCGCAACATCCCGCGAGCGATTGTGCTGACCTGCCTCATCACCGGCGTGCTGGCCTCGATCGAAGTTTACCTGGCGCAGCTGGTCTGGCCCCGGGGGATGGCGTTCCCGGATGTCGATACCGCTTACGTCAGCATCTCCGGCCGGGCTGGAGGCGTGTTCATGTTTGCGCTCGTCAATGCTTCTCTGCTGCTCGCGACGATTGGCTCGGGAATGGCCTCGCAACTCGGCGCCGCCCGCCTGTTGCTCGCGATGGGCCAGGATGGCGCGATCCCCGGTAAGTTCTTCGGGGCGGTCCATCCCAAAAATCGGATACCGCGGAACAATGTCCTGCTCATCGGAGCGATTTGCTTGGCCGGCGCTCTCGTCTTCAGCTATCAGCTAGGCACGGAGCTGCTTAACTACGGGGCCTTGCTGGCCTTTATGGGAGTCAATGTCGCCTCCGCAGTTCTTGCTTGGCGGGCGGCGAGGCTGAAGCAATGGCTGCCAATCCTCTCGTCACTCTTCGGCTTCGCAGTCTGCTTTTTCATCTGGCTCAACCTCGGTCATCTCGCTCGCATCGTCGGCACGACCTGGGCGGTCGTCGGTATCATCTGCTGGGCGTTCTATGGACGCAAAGCAGGGACAATGCGAAAGGCTTCAACCGGAAACCCGCCCTACTAG
- the trmFO gene encoding methylenetetrahydrofolate--tRNA-(uracil(54)-C(5))-methyltransferase (FADH(2)-oxidizing) TrmFO, with amino-acid sequence MSRIKVIGGGLAGPEAALTAAKLGIQVDLYEMRPVKMTPAHESAEFGELVCSNSLKSESEHTAPWLLKQEMRRAGSELLKCADLSAVPAGHALAVDRVEFSRRIAAAIAAESLISVHREEVTTLDAESGIVVLASGPLTSSALAAEIVRLTGSEHLAFYDSISPIVEADSIDMEQVYFAARYDKGTADYINCPMTREQYDAFYDALMAAEQVQEKEWENLAYFQACLPIEQLARSGRDTLRFGPMKPVGLRNPRTGETPHAVVQLRCENLRADSYNLVGFQNHLKFGEQARILRMIPGLEHAKFLRYGQIHRNTYINSPTVLTEKLHLRSWPNIFIAGQLSGVEGYTESIATGMLAGMYAAAAADGVEIATIPRETALGSLVNYINHAEAKRFQPANITFDLLPPLEESVRKKIRDKRERHRLQCEHALQRFDEWLMQLRIATSHRQVC; translated from the coding sequence ATGAGCAGGATCAAAGTCATTGGTGGTGGTCTCGCCGGCCCCGAGGCCGCCCTCACCGCAGCAAAATTGGGAATTCAGGTAGACCTGTATGAAATGCGGCCGGTCAAGATGACGCCGGCGCATGAGTCGGCAGAGTTTGGCGAGTTGGTTTGTTCGAATTCCTTGAAGTCGGAGAGCGAACACACCGCGCCCTGGCTCCTCAAGCAGGAGATGCGCAGGGCTGGTTCGGAGCTCCTCAAGTGCGCCGATCTAAGCGCTGTTCCTGCCGGCCATGCGCTCGCCGTAGACCGAGTGGAATTCTCAAGGAGAATCGCCGCCGCGATTGCCGCGGAATCCCTCATCTCCGTCCACCGAGAGGAAGTTACCACCCTCGATGCAGAGTCAGGGATTGTCGTTCTGGCGAGCGGGCCGTTAACTTCCTCCGCTCTCGCCGCCGAGATCGTCAGGCTTACCGGCAGCGAACACCTTGCTTTCTATGACTCAATCAGCCCGATCGTAGAGGCTGACTCGATCGATATGGAGCAGGTCTATTTCGCCGCCCGATACGACAAAGGAACTGCCGACTACATCAATTGCCCGATGACTCGCGAGCAGTACGACGCTTTCTACGACGCGTTAATGGCTGCAGAACAGGTGCAGGAGAAAGAGTGGGAAAACCTCGCTTATTTCCAGGCCTGCCTTCCGATTGAGCAGCTTGCCCGGAGTGGACGCGACACTCTACGCTTCGGCCCGATGAAACCTGTCGGTTTACGCAATCCTCGCACCGGAGAAACGCCCCACGCAGTGGTGCAGCTGCGATGCGAGAATCTGCGAGCAGACTCTTACAACCTCGTCGGCTTTCAGAACCACCTTAAGTTCGGCGAACAGGCGCGTATCCTGCGGATGATTCCGGGGCTTGAGCATGCCAAGTTCCTTCGCTACGGCCAAATCCATCGCAATACCTATATCAACTCGCCGACCGTGCTTACCGAGAAACTTCACCTTCGTAGTTGGCCAAACATTTTTATCGCCGGGCAGCTCTCTGGCGTAGAGGGTTATACCGAATCGATCGCCACTGGGATGCTGGCAGGAATGTACGCAGCGGCGGCGGCCGATGGCGTTGAGATCGCCACTATCCCACGCGAGACGGCGTTGGGCTCGCTGGTGAACTACATCAATCATGCCGAAGCCAAGCGCTTCCAGCCAGCCAACATCACCTTCGACCTGCTGCCTCCGCTCGAAGAATCCGTTCGCAAGAAAATCCGTGACAAACGCGAGCGGCACCGTCTGCAATGCGAGCATGCCCTGCAGCGATTTGACGAATGGCTGATGCAGTTAAGAATCGCAACATCCCATCGACAGGTCTGCTGA
- a CDS encoding ATP-dependent DNA helicase has product MLIRIADSVHLPIDSPTATAIPSLYDFFAPGGLLSRSTLPYEFRKGQLEMAQAVERALDEKSHLIVEAGTGTGKTLAYLLPALRSGRRVIISTGTKNLQEQLFFKDVPFLESLLGPLSVCYMKGRTNYLCRHKLYQITKQPILNGLEEISQYNAIAEWEKTTETGDRAEIDELPEASPLWAKLDARSEACLGSSCPDYERCFITEMRRRAQESDVIIVNHHLFFADLAVKQQAQNAPDAGVLPEASAVIFDEAHELEDVASSYFGISVSNVKFEELVRDLEITLRSKSSLGGSVQSAGQLLRERARMLFAVLPIGIGYGGGEGRMAFEGREEFLEAQGDIYLGVMNALHRLEGELERLRGVEEASALRKRTAGIREQLKFLMEADSNNTVFWIERRAGRGREGGRNTFLQATPIDISELLGEVLFENFPTVVLTSATMTVQSGFAHLRKRLGMQSARELVVPSHFKYDQQAILYLPADMPDPRDPGFQDAAVKRIRQVLEITKGRAFCLFTSYSQMRDFYERLLVQLSYPLLLQGTAPRKALLEEFKVTPNAVLFGTSSFWQGVDVQGEALSCVIVDRLPFAVPSDPVVAARMKAIEAGGGAPFFDYQVPSAVITLKQGFGRLIRSLEDRGVLMLLDPRIQRQRYGRVFLESLPPYRTTTDIRLVEQFFEAGAVASKSAPGAS; this is encoded by the coding sequence ATGCTGATCAGGATCGCGGATTCCGTCCACTTGCCAATCGACTCCCCAACAGCGACTGCGATCCCATCCCTCTACGACTTCTTCGCGCCGGGCGGCCTGCTCTCGCGTTCGACGCTGCCTTACGAATTTCGCAAAGGGCAGTTGGAGATGGCGCAGGCGGTCGAGCGTGCGCTCGATGAAAAAAGCCATTTGATCGTCGAAGCGGGTACCGGCACCGGTAAGACGCTCGCCTATCTCCTGCCGGCGTTGCGTTCGGGACGCCGAGTGATCATTTCCACGGGCACGAAGAACCTGCAGGAGCAGCTATTTTTCAAAGATGTGCCGTTTCTTGAGTCTCTGCTTGGGCCGCTGAGCGTTTGCTATATGAAAGGCCGAACAAACTACCTCTGCCGGCACAAGCTCTATCAGATCACCAAGCAGCCAATCCTCAATGGCCTCGAGGAGATCAGCCAATATAACGCCATCGCCGAGTGGGAGAAGACGACCGAGACCGGCGACCGGGCTGAGATCGATGAGCTGCCGGAGGCGAGTCCGCTCTGGGCGAAGCTGGACGCGCGGAGCGAGGCTTGTCTTGGTTCATCCTGTCCGGACTACGAGCGCTGCTTCATAACCGAGATGCGGCGCAGGGCGCAGGAAAGTGATGTCATCATCGTCAACCATCACTTGTTTTTCGCCGATCTGGCGGTGAAGCAGCAGGCGCAGAATGCTCCTGACGCCGGAGTGCTGCCGGAGGCGAGCGCCGTGATCTTCGACGAGGCGCATGAGCTCGAAGACGTCGCCTCGAGCTACTTCGGCATCAGCGTCAGCAACGTAAAGTTCGAAGAACTGGTTCGAGACCTGGAGATCACGCTGCGGTCGAAGTCTTCGCTCGGTGGTTCCGTGCAGTCGGCCGGGCAATTGCTGCGGGAGCGGGCGCGCATGCTCTTCGCGGTCCTGCCTATCGGCATTGGCTACGGCGGCGGAGAGGGGCGAATGGCCTTCGAGGGCCGGGAGGAGTTTCTCGAGGCGCAGGGCGACATCTATTTGGGCGTGATGAACGCGCTGCATCGCCTCGAGGGGGAACTCGAGAGGTTGCGCGGTGTGGAGGAAGCGTCCGCGCTGCGTAAACGCACGGCTGGGATCCGCGAGCAGCTGAAGTTCCTGATGGAAGCGGACAGCAATAATACGGTCTTCTGGATCGAGCGTCGCGCTGGCCGTGGACGTGAAGGTGGCAGGAATACGTTTCTACAGGCCACGCCGATCGATATCTCCGAGCTCCTCGGCGAGGTGCTTTTTGAGAATTTTCCAACCGTGGTCCTGACCTCCGCAACCATGACCGTACAGAGCGGCTTCGCCCACCTTCGTAAGCGTTTGGGGATGCAATCGGCACGGGAGTTGGTCGTGCCCTCGCATTTCAAATACGACCAGCAGGCCATCTTGTATCTTCCAGCCGACATGCCCGACCCGCGCGATCCAGGCTTTCAGGATGCCGCGGTCAAGCGGATCCGGCAGGTACTGGAAATTACCAAAGGCCGCGCCTTTTGCCTTTTCACCAGCTATAGCCAGATGCGGGACTTTTACGAGCGACTCCTCGTGCAGCTGAGCTATCCGCTTCTCTTACAGGGAACGGCGCCCCGCAAGGCGCTGCTGGAGGAGTTCAAGGTAACTCCAAACGCGGTGCTGTTTGGGACTTCAAGCTTCTGGCAAGGCGTCGATGTGCAGGGGGAAGCTTTGAGTTGCGTCATCGTCGACCGGCTGCCTTTCGCGGTCCCCAGCGATCCCGTAGTCGCGGCCCGCATGAAGGCCATCGAGGCTGGCGGTGGCGCACCTTTCTTCGACTACCAGGTGCCGTCAGCGGTGATTACGTTGAAACAGGGCTTTGGCCGGCTCATTCGATCGCTCGAAGACCGTGGCGTCCTGATGCTGCTCGACCCTAGAATTCAACGGCAGCGGTACGGGCGGGTTTTTCTGGAGAGCCTGCCCCCATACCGGACGACCACCGATATTCGTCTCGTGGAACAATTTTTCGAAGCGGGTGCAGTCGCTTCGAAATCAGCGCCGGGAGCGTCGTAG
- a CDS encoding sugar phosphate isomerase/epimerase family protein → MNNKLTRRNFIGSGTLAAAVSLTSRDTQAVAQASTKERMLPTHLGVASYTFREFNRTQLIGFMKQLKVSALNAKDVKDHLPMDPGEEAKALADYAAAGIKLHAAGTIYFPKDEDADIRSKFDYCKRAGITVIVAGDPAPEVLPRIEKFVKEYDIRFAIHNHGPEDKLWHSPLDVLKAVKNMDARLGCCIDVGHTVRAGTDVVQAIHEVGPRLFNMHMKDLTDFQSKESQVAVGEGIMPVRGIFEALTAINYDGFVDLEYEVHGDDPMPGVTSSFAYMRGVLAGMAH, encoded by the coding sequence ATGAACAATAAGCTCACCCGTCGCAACTTCATTGGTTCCGGTACTCTTGCCGCGGCAGTATCCCTCACATCGCGTGATACGCAAGCGGTCGCGCAAGCCTCCACAAAGGAGCGGATGCTCCCCACCCATCTCGGCGTCGCCAGCTATACCTTTCGTGAGTTCAATCGAACGCAGCTAATTGGCTTTATGAAGCAGCTCAAGGTTTCTGCGTTGAACGCTAAAGACGTGAAGGACCACCTTCCTATGGATCCCGGGGAGGAGGCGAAGGCGCTCGCGGACTATGCCGCGGCCGGGATCAAGCTGCATGCCGCCGGAACCATCTATTTTCCCAAGGACGAGGATGCAGACATTCGAAGCAAGTTCGATTATTGCAAACGGGCGGGTATCACCGTGATTGTTGCCGGAGATCCCGCGCCCGAAGTCCTTCCGCGAATTGAGAAGTTCGTCAAGGAATACGACATCCGATTCGCTATTCACAATCATGGGCCGGAAGATAAGCTTTGGCATTCGCCGCTCGATGTACTGAAAGCCGTCAAGAATATGGATGCTCGCCTCGGATGCTGCATTGATGTTGGACATACAGTCCGTGCTGGCACAGACGTGGTCCAGGCAATCCATGAAGTAGGACCCCGGCTTTTCAACATGCACATGAAGGACCTCACCGACTTTCAGAGTAAAGAAAGCCAGGTAGCAGTCGGAGAAGGTATTATGCCGGTTCGCGGCATATTTGAGGCGCTCACCGCGATCAACTACGACGGCTTCGTGGATCTTGAATATGAGGTGCACGGCGATGATCCAATGCCGGGCGTGACCTCCAGCTTCGCTTATATGCGAGGAGTTCTGGCGGGTATGGCGCACTGA
- a CDS encoding DUF7544 domain-containing protein: MTSLSPLDALGPAFRRTREVLAQPFRLGFFLKIALVAALTQPSFYSMSLSYPTQGAQFAVLPHLGGRSSFGESSFADHFLTAPRLAVFGAAALVVGVLFALAVWIVLAYLYCRLRFTLFDLVVFKRGRVRQAWSEYGHPAWRYFGLVILVSLAFMVVAALILGPVVLNLVRVMRPLIAAGTNANPFPVLGAMLPLIAAIFGVVALWAVIDALMQDFLLPPMAIEDAPLESAFARFFTLLKNSFGSVVLYVLLRFAVGIGLNWILLLIVFVGLLIAGLAIFGVGFLLYHALWASVLGQVVCVALAIVVGFAVIVVYLAAMVSVFGISAVFKQSYAVYFFGGRYSALGIRLEPPPTLASVDLIPPMPANEPPTDLFPSGDTPAVW, encoded by the coding sequence ATGACTTCACTCTCGCCGCTTGATGCGCTCGGTCCGGCATTCCGCCGAACCCGCGAAGTGCTGGCGCAGCCTTTCCGGCTTGGGTTCTTTCTAAAGATTGCCCTTGTGGCGGCCCTGACCCAGCCAAGCTTCTACTCGATGTCGCTCTCCTATCCAACCCAGGGAGCCCAGTTTGCGGTTCTCCCGCACCTGGGCGGTCGCTCGAGTTTCGGGGAGTCGAGTTTTGCTGATCACTTTCTGACAGCGCCGCGATTAGCTGTCTTTGGGGCGGCTGCCTTGGTCGTCGGAGTGCTCTTCGCGCTGGCGGTATGGATCGTGCTCGCCTATCTATACTGCCGGCTGCGTTTCACGCTCTTCGACCTGGTTGTTTTTAAACGAGGCCGGGTCCGGCAGGCGTGGTCGGAGTATGGACACCCGGCTTGGCGCTACTTCGGCTTGGTGATCCTGGTTTCGCTTGCGTTTATGGTAGTTGCGGCTTTGATCCTGGGGCCAGTGGTGCTGAACCTCGTCCGGGTGATGCGGCCGTTGATCGCGGCGGGTACGAATGCCAATCCATTTCCCGTTCTCGGAGCTATGCTGCCTCTCATTGCAGCGATCTTTGGCGTAGTGGCCCTTTGGGCGGTGATCGATGCCTTGATGCAGGACTTTCTGCTGCCCCCGATGGCGATCGAAGATGCTCCGCTGGAGTCGGCATTTGCCAGATTTTTTACCTTGCTGAAGAACAGTTTTGGCTCGGTGGTGCTGTATGTTCTGCTGCGGTTTGCGGTAGGGATCGGCTTGAATTGGATATTGCTGTTGATCGTATTCGTCGGACTGTTGATAGCCGGCCTGGCTATTTTCGGGGTCGGCTTCTTGCTCTACCACGCCCTGTGGGCGAGCGTTCTTGGGCAGGTCGTCTGTGTTGCCCTGGCAATCGTGGTCGGATTCGCAGTCATTGTTGTTTATTTGGCGGCGATGGTCAGTGTTTTCGGGATCTCGGCTGTATTCAAACAGTCCTATGCGGTGTATTTCTTTGGCGGAAGATACTCAGCACTCGGAATCAGGCTTGAGCCGCCGCCAACGTTGGCATCGGTCGACCTCATTCCGCCGATGCCGGCGAATGAACCGCCGACAGATCTTTTCCCGTCTGGCGACACTCCGGCCGTCTGGTGA
- a CDS encoding tautomerase family protein — protein sequence MIETLMPLFTVTMKAGRTADEKNAISRAIHEASVKAGYPDDDMFQRFLSLEQADLRVDLTYPGLPKPRTERILMIEVLVSSGTEADKKTRLLAGLVEALDNAGIDSNDIMVFFAEINRASSSFGGGRIAPSVIAG from the coding sequence ATGATTGAAACTCTCATGCCATTGTTCACTGTCACAATGAAAGCGGGCAGAACCGCTGACGAAAAAAATGCGATCTCCCGTGCCATACACGAAGCAAGCGTTAAGGCAGGGTATCCCGACGACGACATGTTTCAACGCTTTCTTTCTCTTGAGCAGGCCGACCTGAGAGTCGATCTTACCTATCCTGGTTTGCCGAAACCCCGAACGGAAAGGATATTGATGATCGAAGTCCTTGTGTCTTCCGGGACTGAGGCCGACAAGAAGACGCGTCTGCTGGCAGGCTTGGTCGAAGCGCTCGACAACGCCGGCATTGATTCGAACGATATCATGGTGTTCTTCGCAGAGATCAATCGCGCCAGTAGCTCCTTTGGCGGCGGCCGAATTGCACCGTCAGTGATAGCAGGATAA
- a CDS encoding peroxiredoxin yields the protein MSLRINDIAPDFTAETTQGTIHFHEWIGDGWAVLFSHPKDFTPVCTTELGSVAGLYPEFQKRHCKVIGLSVDPVSSHGKWAVDIEETQGHRVDYPMIGDPELKIAKLYDMLPADAGASSEGRTAANNATVRTVFIIGPDKRIKLQLSYPMSTGRNFPEILRVLDSMQLTAKHKVATPANWQQGEDVIILPSVSDEEAREKYADGWKTVKPYLRIVPQPQ from the coding sequence GTGTCACTCAGGATTAACGACATTGCCCCAGATTTCACCGCGGAGACGACCCAAGGAACGATCCATTTCCACGAATGGATTGGAGATGGATGGGCGGTGCTCTTTTCTCATCCGAAGGACTTTACCCCGGTCTGCACCACGGAACTCGGAAGCGTCGCCGGCCTCTATCCCGAATTTCAGAAGCGCCATTGCAAGGTCATCGGCTTAAGCGTCGATCCCGTTTCCAGCCACGGGAAGTGGGCTGTCGATATCGAGGAGACGCAGGGTCATCGCGTCGACTATCCAATGATCGGCGACCCGGAGCTCAAGATTGCCAAGCTTTACGACATGCTTCCCGCCGACGCGGGCGCCAGCTCAGAAGGCCGGACAGCGGCCAATAATGCGACCGTCCGAACCGTCTTCATCATCGGCCCGGATAAGCGGATCAAGCTGCAGCTGAGCTACCCGATGAGCACCGGCCGCAATTTTCCAGAGATCCTGCGAGTGCTGGATTCTATGCAGCTGACCGCGAAACACAAGGTGGCGACTCCGGCCAACTGGCAGCAAGGCGAAGACGTGATCATCTTACCCTCGGTCTCCGATGAAGAGGCGAGGGAGAAGTACGCCGACGGCTGGAAGACGGTAAAGCCGTACCTGCGCATCGTTCCCCAGCCTCAATAA
- a CDS encoding DUF1003 domain-containing protein, which translates to MTEPLSHLRSHIEIIAKHEQEFLERRTRSERLGDSLGTFIGSLTFVAIHLCWFSAWILFNVFPLGIQHFDPFPFSLLDSIVALEAIFLASFIVMRQSRASRRSDERDHLMLQILMLTEREITAVLGVERLLAARMGLKEVEANEEIEQLSQETSIDEVAQTLQEHLTED; encoded by the coding sequence ATGACTGAGCCGCTGTCGCATCTTCGCTCCCACATTGAGATCATCGCGAAACATGAGCAGGAGTTTCTGGAGCGCCGTACCCGGTCGGAACGGCTGGGCGATTCGCTCGGGACGTTTATCGGCAGCTTGACCTTCGTTGCAATTCATCTCTGCTGGTTTTCCGCCTGGATATTGTTCAATGTATTCCCGCTCGGGATCCAGCACTTCGACCCATTCCCATTTTCCCTTCTGGATTCGATTGTCGCCTTGGAGGCGATCTTTCTGGCCAGTTTTATCGTGATGCGACAAAGCCGGGCGAGCCGGCGCTCGGATGAGCGCGATCACCTCATGTTGCAGATCCTCATGCTGACAGAAAGAGAAATCACGGCCGTGCTCGGCGTAGAGCGCCTGCTCGCTGCCAGAATGGGACTCAAAGAAGTTGAAGCCAACGAAGAGATCGAGCAACTGAGCCAGGAAACATCAATCGACGAAGTTGCTCAAACGCTTCAAGAGCACTTGACTGAGGATTGA
- the der gene encoding ribosome biogenesis GTPase Der encodes MKAVKRNRDGAKKTARKVAAKEKAVRRGHAAPRPKKAASTDAVEAKPVRFLTKSARRKRPVAAKPEPEQVAEADLAFYAPTPSKARKDRRDVPDKPGSADHEPLFAICGRPNVGKSTLFNKLTETRRSIVGDEPGITRDRIYGEVRWMGRAARIVDTGGMVPDDEALIPSEIHRQARVALDEADVIVMVVDGRTELASPDYDLAKFLLRGGKPVMLAVNKIDTQQMTAAAENYRRLGFKTIFPISSEHSLGIGDLLDAVFEALPIVEAPVDEVTAASEVEAAEEDERNLHRTHGEFEQFETKVAIIGRPNVGKSTLLNALTGTSRAIVSPIAGTTRDAVDEVIDYQGSRFRIVDTAGIRRKGKTHEMAEKLSVVMARRHLEAADVALLVIDAQEGVTAADATIGGYAHESGRSIVIVINKWDLVTTARTDGKPPADKDVFEEQVRHALKYLHYAPLIFISASRGNNLKKVLEVTDHVAKERRKRVTTGQMNRFLEQVDFQRAGVPMAQKIRIYYMTQAAVAPPTFILFANRLVKLHFSFERFLENQVRAAFGFEGSPIWFKVRARNQKGQP; translated from the coding sequence TTGAAAGCAGTCAAAAGAAATCGCGACGGCGCTAAGAAGACAGCCCGCAAAGTAGCCGCCAAAGAGAAAGCCGTCCGCCGGGGCCATGCCGCCCCGCGCCCCAAGAAAGCCGCGAGCACCGACGCTGTCGAAGCGAAGCCAGTCAGATTCCTGACCAAATCAGCTCGCCGCAAGCGCCCGGTCGCTGCGAAGCCCGAGCCCGAGCAAGTCGCCGAAGCCGACCTCGCCTTCTACGCTCCAACCCCGTCAAAGGCCCGCAAGGACCGCCGGGATGTGCCCGATAAACCGGGCAGCGCCGATCACGAGCCGCTCTTCGCCATATGCGGGCGGCCAAATGTCGGTAAGTCCACGCTCTTTAATAAGCTCACCGAAACCCGCCGGTCGATTGTCGGAGACGAACCAGGCATCACCCGCGACCGCATCTATGGCGAGGTCCGCTGGATGGGCCGGGCCGCGCGCATCGTCGACACCGGCGGCATGGTTCCCGACGACGAGGCGCTGATCCCATCAGAGATTCACCGTCAGGCCCGCGTCGCGCTCGACGAGGCTGACGTGATCGTGATGGTCGTCGATGGACGGACCGAACTTGCTTCGCCCGACTACGACCTCGCCAAGTTTCTGCTGCGCGGCGGCAAGCCGGTCATGCTGGCGGTCAACAAAATCGACACCCAGCAGATGACCGCTGCCGCTGAAAACTACCGCCGACTCGGCTTCAAAACCATCTTCCCCATCTCCTCCGAACACTCCCTTGGCATCGGCGACCTGCTCGATGCGGTCTTCGAGGCGCTTCCTATAGTTGAAGCGCCGGTCGATGAAGTGACAGCCGCGAGTGAGGTTGAAGCCGCGGAAGAAGACGAACGGAATCTCCACAGAACTCACGGCGAATTCGAGCAGTTCGAGACCAAAGTCGCCATCATTGGACGCCCCAACGTCGGTAAATCCACGCTGCTCAATGCCCTTACTGGAACCAGCCGCGCCATCGTCTCCCCGATTGCCGGCACGACTCGGGACGCCGTCGACGAAGTCATCGACTACCAGGGTTCCCGATTCCGCATTGTCGACACTGCCGGTATCCGCCGCAAGGGCAAGACCCACGAGATGGCCGAGAAGCTCTCCGTGGTGATGGCCCGCCGCCATCTCGAAGCCGCCGACGTTGCCCTGCTGGTGATCGATGCGCAAGAGGGGGTTACCGCTGCTGACGCGACAATCGGCGGTTACGCCCATGAAAGCGGCCGGTCGATCGTGATCGTGATCAACAAGTGGGACCTGGTGACCACCGCCCGGACGGATGGAAAGCCGCCTGCCGACAAGGACGTCTTCGAGGAGCAGGTTCGGCACGCGCTCAAATATCTCCACTACGCGCCGCTCATCTTCATCTCGGCGTCGCGGGGCAATAATCTCAAGAAGGTCCTTGAAGTCACCGACCATGTCGCCAAGGAGCGCCGGAAACGCGTTACCACCGGGCAGATGAACCGGTTCCTCGAACAGGTCGACTTCCAGCGCGCCGGGGTGCCGATGGCGCAGAAGATTCGCATTTACTACATGACCCAAGCAGCGGTGGCGCCCCCCACCTTCATCCTCTTTGCCAACCGGCTGGTGAAGCTACACTTCTCGTTCGAGCGCTTCCTCGAAAACCAGGTTCGTGCCGCATTCGGCTTTGAAGGCTCTCCTATCTGGTTCAAAGTTCGCGCGAGAAACCAGAAGGGCCAGCCGTAG